One segment of Phragmites australis chromosome 13, lpPhrAust1.1, whole genome shotgun sequence DNA contains the following:
- the LOC133888651 gene encoding uncharacterized protein LOC133888651: protein MGTASSPETTMAANDHSLSIAVEKNPPEGRLLQLGVKSWPKWGCPPGKYPLKFDAALTCYLLKGRVRAAVKGSRECVEFGAGDLVVFPKGLSCTWDVIVGVDKHYNFEPS from the exons ATGGGGACGGCTTCAAGCCCAGAGACGACCATGGCGGCAAACGACCACAGCCTCTCCATCGCCGTCGAGAAGAACCCACCGGAGGGGCGCTTGCTTCAACTCGGTGTCAAGTCCTGGCCCAA GTGGGGCTGTCCGCCGGGGAAGTACCCGCTCAAGTTCGACGCGGCGCTGACGTGCTACCTCCTCAAGGGCAGGGTGCGCGCCGCCGTCAAGGGCTCCCGCGAGTGCGTCGAGTTCGGCGCCGGCGACCTCGTCGTCTTCCCCAAAGGCCTCAGCTGCACCTGGGACGTCATCGTCGGCGTCGACAAGCACTACAACTTCGAGCCCTCCTAG